One window from the genome of Streptomyces sp. NBC_00287 encodes:
- a CDS encoding HAD family hydrolase, translating to MRPRTAAFFDVDGTVINVTSMFRFLEFRLAAEGHPPSAYRYERQRLKAMTAAGVPRTETNRAYFASYAGADVRATAALAEQWFRAELDRGAFFNEHVVAALRRHQREGDLIVLVSGSFRACLAPIARHLDADIVVCSDPETAHGMYTGQVERPMIGEAKAEAVRTLTTTGRLDLPASTSYGDHISDLPLLRMTGRAVVVGDDPEMREQARRHGWTVWPRTPAPTLTR from the coding sequence TTGCGACCACGCACTGCCGCGTTCTTCGACGTCGACGGCACCGTCATCAACGTCACCAGCATGTTCCGCTTCCTGGAGTTCCGGCTGGCCGCCGAAGGGCATCCGCCGTCGGCGTACCGCTACGAGCGCCAGCGGCTGAAGGCCATGACGGCCGCCGGAGTCCCGCGCACGGAGACCAACCGCGCCTACTTCGCGTCGTACGCCGGCGCGGACGTACGTGCCACAGCGGCCCTCGCCGAGCAGTGGTTCCGGGCCGAACTGGACCGGGGCGCCTTCTTCAACGAGCACGTGGTCGCCGCCCTGCGCCGGCATCAGCGCGAGGGGGACCTCATCGTGCTGGTCTCGGGCTCGTTCCGGGCCTGCCTGGCGCCGATCGCCCGGCACCTGGACGCGGACATCGTCGTGTGCTCGGACCCGGAGACCGCGCACGGCATGTACACCGGGCAGGTGGAGCGCCCGATGATCGGCGAGGCGAAGGCGGAGGCGGTCCGCACCCTGACGACCACGGGCAGACTGGACCTGCCCGCCTCCACGTCCTACGGCGACCACATCTCCGACCTGCCCCTCCTGCGCATGACGGGCCGGGCGGTCGTGGTCGGCGACGACCCGGAGATGCGGGAACAGGCCCGCCGCCATGGCTGGACGGTGTGGCCGCGCACCCCGGCGCCGACGCTCACCCGCTGA
- a CDS encoding carboxymuconolactone decarboxylase family protein, with protein sequence MTRDIRDEQKGNPRFERGQAKLLELGDSGDAIFTTLADVAPDMGRYVAEFVFGDLYGRGGLDDRQRQLTTLALLTALGDTERQFAFHLNLALNAGVTPQEVVDALVHGLAFVGFPRTFNSLSTAKRVFAERGLLPVAEADAPLAEAG encoded by the coding sequence ATGACCCGCGACATCCGCGACGAACAAAAGGGCAACCCTCGCTTCGAGCGCGGGCAGGCCAAGCTCCTCGAACTCGGCGACTCGGGCGACGCGATCTTCACGACGCTGGCCGACGTGGCGCCCGACATGGGCCGGTACGTCGCCGAGTTCGTCTTCGGAGACCTGTACGGCAGGGGCGGTCTGGACGACCGGCAGCGGCAGTTGACGACGCTGGCGCTGCTCACCGCCCTCGGCGACACCGAGCGCCAGTTCGCCTTCCATCTGAACCTGGCCCTGAACGCGGGCGTCACCCCGCAGGAGGTGGTGGACGCCCTGGTCCACGGCCTGGCCTTCGTCGGCTTCCCACGCACCTTCAACAGCCTCAGCACGGCGAAGCGGGTGTTCGCGGAGCGGGGCCTGCTGCCGGTGGCCGAGGCCGACGCCCCGCTGGCCGAGGCCGGCTGA
- a CDS encoding dienelactone hydrolase family protein: MCHSTDSRPPAVENPGSVAEEGLIELTSQDGTAFSAFHARPGEPNGRGVVILPDIRGVHAYYQELARRFAEAGFAAVVLDYYGRTAGLGPRDDEFEWQPHFKQLVPDSVADDARAAVAWLTEQNPGVTVFSVGFCLGGGHSWRLAGSGLELAGSIGFYGLPGLAEDRLKDISAPLLLLLAGDDVATTQEDFAAFRGKLDDAGKPYEYKIYDGAPHSFFDGGAPEWKDISADAWQRLLDFTSRHAEPAV; the protein is encoded by the coding sequence ATGTGCCACAGCACCGACAGCAGGCCCCCCGCCGTCGAGAACCCCGGCAGCGTGGCCGAGGAGGGGCTGATCGAGCTGACCTCCCAGGACGGGACGGCGTTCAGCGCCTTCCACGCGCGGCCGGGTGAGCCCAATGGACGCGGCGTGGTGATCCTGCCGGACATCCGCGGCGTCCACGCCTACTACCAGGAGCTGGCCCGGCGGTTCGCCGAGGCCGGGTTCGCCGCCGTCGTGCTCGACTACTACGGACGTACGGCCGGACTCGGGCCGCGCGACGACGAGTTCGAGTGGCAGCCGCACTTCAAGCAGCTGGTCCCGGACAGCGTGGCCGACGACGCCCGGGCCGCGGTCGCCTGGCTGACCGAGCAGAACCCCGGCGTCACCGTCTTCTCGGTCGGCTTCTGCCTCGGCGGCGGCCACTCCTGGCGGCTTGCGGGCAGCGGCCTCGAACTGGCCGGTTCGATCGGCTTCTACGGCCTTCCCGGCCTCGCCGAGGACCGCCTGAAGGACATCTCCGCACCCCTGCTGCTCCTCCTCGCCGGCGACGACGTCGCCACCACCCAGGAGGACTTCGCCGCCTTCCGCGGCAAGCTGGACGACGCGGGCAAGCCGTACGAGTACAAGATCTACGACGGTGCCCCGCACTCCTTCTTCGACGGCGGCGCCCCGGAGTGGAAGGACATCAGCGCCGACGCCTGGCAGCGCCTCCTGGACTTCACCTCCCGCCATGCGGAGCCCGCCGTATGA
- a CDS encoding hotdog fold thioesterase gives MSDITLGPWVVTPEFSHQQLVSKMGIELVRCEPGLVIGTMPVDGNRQPVGIMHGGANAVLAETLGSLAAFLHTGPGGHAVGLDLSCTHHRWVAGGTVTGEARPLHEGRTTATYEIVITDSSGRRTCTARLTCAISVRARSRGVLRTA, from the coding sequence ATGTCCGACATCACGCTCGGCCCTTGGGTCGTGACGCCCGAGTTCAGCCATCAGCAGCTCGTCTCGAAGATGGGCATCGAGCTGGTGCGCTGCGAGCCGGGCCTGGTCATCGGCACCATGCCCGTGGACGGCAACCGCCAGCCCGTCGGCATCATGCACGGCGGCGCCAACGCCGTACTGGCGGAGACCCTGGGATCCCTCGCCGCGTTCCTGCACACCGGACCCGGCGGCCACGCGGTCGGCCTGGACCTGTCCTGCACCCACCACCGCTGGGTGGCCGGCGGCACGGTGACCGGTGAAGCCCGCCCCCTGCACGAGGGCCGCACCACCGCCACCTACGAGATCGTCATCACCGACAGCTCCGGCAGACGCACCTGCACCGCTCGGCTGACCTGCGCCATCAGCGTCCGCGCCCGCTCCCGCGGCGTCCTGCGCACGGCGTGA
- a CDS encoding AvrD family protein has product MLPAKELLLDSVDDYLGPGEKRFFGSGFRRVQYRYDKVEMTGGRDLPTELGSRLDVVYPADWSTKAKTRGDLRPHLSTVDGLIIAVHMSETALTHALGLGPESRRAGRVLSVRIKAGTGPDEELTGLPVRTTVLGVPVPDREGEAVSRLQTMVGAMRVRTDLRHPLPEPAAGAAAASTYTGPAELLGPVDRQYYGTGFAARTQSVRKVAVRVAEARAHAVVDVAQEPGTVLATEGTEGLYQPFVGLIDTFVTSLQLGQILLYETDGISRGSSNTLWMRTTAMKASAEPDPIRYETPLDVRLENSTLLRRDEEIWRAADIVGQLAGNTVRCSIAHRLPG; this is encoded by the coding sequence ATGCTGCCTGCCAAGGAATTACTCCTCGACTCCGTCGACGACTATCTGGGGCCCGGCGAAAAGCGGTTCTTCGGTTCCGGATTCCGGCGCGTGCAATACCGCTACGACAAGGTCGAGATGACCGGCGGCCGGGACCTGCCCACCGAGCTCGGCAGCCGGCTCGACGTCGTCTACCCGGCCGACTGGTCGACCAAGGCCAAGACGCGGGGTGATCTGCGGCCCCATCTGAGCACCGTCGACGGCCTGATCATCGCCGTGCACATGAGCGAGACGGCCCTCACCCACGCCCTCGGCCTCGGCCCGGAGAGCCGGCGCGCGGGCCGGGTGCTGTCGGTGCGGATCAAGGCGGGCACCGGGCCGGACGAGGAGCTGACCGGTCTTCCGGTGCGCACCACCGTGCTCGGTGTGCCGGTCCCGGACCGCGAGGGCGAGGCGGTGTCACGGCTGCAGACCATGGTCGGCGCCATGCGGGTCCGTACCGACCTGCGCCATCCGCTGCCGGAGCCCGCTGCCGGCGCAGCCGCCGCATCCACCTACACCGGCCCGGCGGAGCTGCTCGGGCCGGTGGACCGGCAGTACTACGGCACCGGTTTCGCGGCCCGGACGCAGAGCGTGCGCAAGGTCGCGGTCCGGGTGGCCGAGGCCCGCGCCCACGCTGTCGTGGACGTGGCCCAGGAGCCCGGCACCGTGCTGGCCACCGAGGGCACGGAGGGCCTGTACCAGCCCTTCGTCGGACTGATCGACACCTTCGTGACCAGCCTTCAGCTCGGCCAGATCCTGCTGTACGAGACCGACGGGATCTCCCGGGGCTCCAGCAACACCCTGTGGATGCGCACCACCGCCATGAAGGCGAGCGCGGAACCCGATCCCATCCGCTACGAGACCCCGCTGGATGTACGGCTGGAAAACAGCACGTTGCTTCGGCGGGACGAAGAGATCTGGCGCGCCGCCGACATCGTCGGACAGCTCGCCGGAAACACCGTGCGTTGTTCCATCGCGCACCGGCTTCCCGGCTGA
- a CDS encoding AAA family ATPase gives MRIAISGTYSSGKTLTSYALAHYVGIPRTRARTMRELLPEAVPGKTLEQCTAAELVQLIVRRHVDRAVHESRFKGSFISDGSSLQEWIYGAVRVVVGINPNDSVHLSELESVERTADIRVFDAVMEQLGIAFKQHVKQTYDVFVHLPNELALAADGHRPVNERFRSMADERLLEVAAELGIPAHVVGGTVEERLVEIARLFDLPALMSPEEAIAKAQAEYEALDMRTESDRASVIVR, from the coding sequence ATGCGTATCGCCATATCCGGCACGTATTCCTCCGGAAAGACCCTCACCTCGTACGCCCTCGCGCATTACGTGGGAATTCCGCGCACCCGTGCCCGCACCATGCGGGAGCTGCTGCCCGAGGCCGTGCCCGGCAAGACCCTGGAGCAGTGCACCGCGGCCGAGCTGGTCCAGCTGATCGTGCGCCGCCATGTGGACCGGGCCGTCCACGAGAGCCGCTTCAAGGGCTCGTTCATCTCCGACGGCTCCTCGCTGCAGGAGTGGATCTACGGCGCGGTGCGCGTCGTCGTCGGCATCAACCCCAATGACTCCGTGCACCTCAGCGAGCTGGAGAGTGTCGAACGCACCGCGGACATCCGGGTGTTCGACGCGGTCATGGAGCAACTGGGCATCGCCTTCAAGCAGCATGTGAAGCAGACGTACGACGTCTTCGTGCATCTGCCCAACGAACTGGCGCTGGCCGCCGACGGGCACCGCCCGGTCAACGAGCGGTTCCGTTCCATGGCCGACGAGCGGCTGCTGGAGGTCGCGGCCGAACTCGGCATCCCCGCACACGTGGTGGGCGGCACCGTCGAGGAGCGGCTGGTGGAGATCGCCCGGCTGTTCGACCTGCCGGCGCTGATGTCGCCGGAGGAGGCCATCGCCAAGGCCCAGGCCGAGTACGAGGCCCTCGACATGCGCACCGAGTCCGACCGGGCGTCGGTGATCGTGCGATGA
- a CDS encoding beta-ketoacyl-ACP synthase III → MTARTAVLAGLGSALPPRVVTNHDLTARMDTSDEWIRTRTGIAERRIVDPGTATSDLAIEAGRRALDSAGEPDVGAVVLATATPDHPCPATGPTVAAGLGLGTVPAFDVGAVCSGFLYALATGAGLIASSVADSVLVVGADAFTTIVDPYDRNTAPIFADGAGAVVLRAGRADEPGALHRTELASDGLQSDLIRVAAGGSRQRSHHSAALREDQYLTMRGGEVFKNAVLRMTEASRTVLERTGWSTADVDLLVGHQANVRILHAVAEQLGIGQERAYVNIGHTGNTAAASIPLALDDAHGEGRLRAGDKVLLTAFGAGTTWGAITLTWPDGLQYTGMPHSAAA, encoded by the coding sequence ATGACCGCACGGACCGCCGTTCTCGCGGGCCTCGGCTCCGCACTGCCGCCCCGGGTGGTGACCAACCACGATCTGACCGCCCGGATGGACACCTCCGACGAGTGGATCCGCACCCGGACCGGTATCGCCGAGCGGCGGATCGTCGACCCCGGCACCGCCACCAGCGACCTCGCCATCGAGGCCGGACGGCGGGCCCTGGACTCGGCGGGCGAACCGGATGTCGGGGCCGTGGTGCTCGCCACCGCCACTCCGGACCACCCGTGCCCGGCGACCGGTCCGACCGTCGCCGCGGGGCTCGGGCTCGGCACCGTGCCCGCCTTCGACGTCGGAGCCGTGTGCTCGGGGTTCCTGTACGCCCTGGCCACCGGCGCCGGTCTGATCGCCTCCTCGGTGGCGGACAGCGTCCTGGTGGTCGGCGCCGACGCCTTCACCACCATCGTCGACCCCTACGACCGCAACACCGCGCCGATCTTCGCGGACGGCGCCGGAGCCGTAGTGCTGCGCGCGGGACGGGCCGACGAACCGGGCGCTCTGCACCGTACCGAACTCGCCAGTGACGGGCTGCAGTCCGACCTGATCCGGGTGGCGGCCGGCGGCTCCCGGCAGCGCAGTCACCACAGCGCGGCGCTGCGCGAGGACCAGTACCTCACCATGCGCGGCGGCGAGGTGTTCAAGAACGCGGTGCTGCGGATGACCGAGGCCTCCCGCACCGTCCTCGAGCGCACCGGCTGGTCCACCGCCGATGTGGACCTCCTCGTCGGCCACCAGGCCAACGTCCGCATCCTGCACGCCGTAGCCGAACAGCTCGGCATCGGCCAGGAGCGGGCCTACGTGAACATCGGCCACACCGGGAACACGGCCGCGGCCTCGATTCCGCTGGCCCTGGACGACGCGCACGGCGAAGGGCGGCTGCGGGCCGGGGACAAGGTGCTCCTGACCGCCTTCGGCGCCGGTACGACCTGGGGCGCGATCACTCTGACCTGGCCCGACGGCCTCCAGTACACCGGCATGCCCCACTCCGCCGCGGCCTGA
- a CDS encoding acyl carrier protein translates to MPVTAYPGLVAFIAEKAEIPIEEIDPERTLEDLSLDSLTLIEIALFIQREYGIEVPEGDLVLGQKLSEWAAYLDERSGR, encoded by the coding sequence ATGCCTGTCACGGCATATCCCGGACTGGTCGCGTTCATAGCCGAGAAGGCCGAGATCCCCATCGAGGAGATCGACCCGGAGCGCACCCTGGAGGACCTCTCACTGGACTCGCTCACCCTGATCGAGATCGCCCTGTTCATCCAGCGCGAGTACGGCATCGAGGTGCCGGAGGGCGACCTCGTCCTCGGCCAGAAGCTGTCCGAGTGGGCGGCCTACCTCGACGAGCGGAGCGGCCGGTGA
- a CDS encoding NADP-dependent oxidoreductase has protein sequence MKAVVTTGAGAPDVLRLTEVDRPTPLPTEVLVRVEAASVNPVDWKIRAGVFPPGALGAPPFVQGWDVAGVVESGPRVTRFEPGDEVFGLIGFPRPGGAYAEYVTAPARQFARKPVGLSFEEAAALPLAGLTGWQTLVETARIRRGDKVLVTATAGGVGHLAAQIARAHGAEVTGTARAEKHDFLREVGVDHPVDYTAGPLHHTVTGQDVVLDLLGGEHSFELLRTLRPGGLLITVIGHVSPELATHAASLGVRVTGFLVEPDHTGLEALAALVEAGRLKVRVDQVFKLADAAKAHEYGESNRTTGKIVLIP, from the coding sequence GTGAAAGCCGTCGTGACCACCGGGGCCGGCGCCCCGGACGTGCTGCGCCTGACCGAGGTCGACCGCCCCACGCCACTGCCCACCGAGGTGCTGGTCCGCGTCGAGGCGGCGAGCGTCAACCCCGTCGACTGGAAGATCCGCGCGGGCGTCTTCCCGCCCGGAGCGCTCGGCGCCCCGCCGTTCGTGCAGGGCTGGGACGTCGCCGGCGTCGTGGAGTCCGGGCCCCGGGTGACCCGGTTCGAGCCCGGCGACGAGGTGTTCGGCCTCATCGGCTTCCCTCGCCCGGGCGGCGCGTACGCCGAGTATGTGACCGCGCCCGCCCGGCAGTTCGCCCGCAAACCGGTGGGGCTGAGCTTCGAGGAGGCGGCCGCGCTGCCGCTGGCGGGGCTCACCGGCTGGCAAACGCTGGTGGAGACCGCGCGGATCCGGCGGGGCGACAAGGTACTCGTCACCGCGACGGCGGGCGGCGTCGGCCACCTGGCCGCCCAGATCGCCCGGGCCCACGGAGCCGAGGTCACCGGCACGGCCCGCGCCGAGAAGCACGACTTCCTGCGCGAGGTCGGCGTGGACCACCCGGTCGACTACACGGCTGGCCCGCTGCACCACACGGTCACCGGACAGGACGTCGTCCTCGATCTGCTCGGCGGGGAGCACAGCTTCGAACTGCTCCGCACCCTGCGCCCGGGCGGACTGCTGATCACCGTGATCGGACACGTCAGCCCCGAACTCGCCACCCACGCCGCCAGTTTGGGCGTACGCGTGACGGGCTTCCTGGTCGAGCCCGACCACACAGGGCTCGAAGCGCTCGCCGCGCTGGTCGAGGCGGGCCGGCTGAAGGTGCGCGTGGACCAGGTGTTCAAGCTGGCCGACGCCGCGAAGGCGCACGAGTACGGCGAGTCCAACCGCACCACCGGAAAGATCGTGCTGATCCCATGA
- a CDS encoding MFS transporter yields the protein MAIESSGGDGGAPSGGARTKARAEAMRPAGGLPDRLVTVFAVAAGMAVANIYYAHPLLTSIASAFGVGSTAAALVVTASTAGYTVGLALLVPLGDTVNRRRLLVALLLVTAVGQAASAAAPTVTALIVLSGLMAVTAVGAPLLVAFAAALARPEQRGRVTGRMLSGVLLGVLLARTGAGLLAQWTGSWRSVFAVAAVGMLVLAALLWRLLPDLEPAERLGYFTLLRSVASVVAQEPLLRLRCLYGFLTFASFSVFWTSAAFLLAEPPYAYGEALIGAFGLLGAAGALAARFMGPLVDRGRDRLASTLLYVANLAAWGLLALDGGHLLVCLVLGVLLLDFGVQGAQVTNLGVLYRLRPEARSRITMAYMSAYFLGGAAGSALSGVVHSAAGWAGVCAAGGGLAALVLVLWAVEQARTPRP from the coding sequence ATGGCAATCGAGTCGAGCGGCGGCGATGGGGGCGCCCCCTCCGGGGGAGCCCGTACCAAGGCCCGCGCCGAGGCGATGCGCCCGGCGGGCGGTCTGCCCGACCGGCTGGTCACGGTGTTCGCCGTGGCCGCCGGGATGGCCGTGGCCAACATCTATTACGCGCATCCGCTGCTCACCTCGATCGCCTCGGCGTTCGGTGTGGGCAGCACCGCCGCGGCGCTGGTGGTCACGGCCTCCACCGCCGGGTACACCGTGGGCCTCGCCCTGCTGGTGCCGCTCGGCGACACGGTGAACCGGCGCCGGCTGCTGGTGGCGCTGCTGCTGGTGACCGCGGTGGGGCAGGCCGCCTCGGCCGCCGCGCCCACGGTCACCGCGCTGATCGTGCTGTCCGGGCTGATGGCGGTGACGGCGGTGGGCGCCCCGCTGCTGGTGGCGTTCGCCGCCGCCCTCGCCCGGCCCGAGCAGCGCGGCCGGGTCACCGGCCGGATGCTCAGCGGGGTCCTCCTCGGCGTGCTCCTCGCCCGCACCGGCGCGGGCCTGCTGGCACAGTGGACCGGCAGCTGGCGCTCGGTGTTCGCGGTCGCCGCGGTCGGGATGCTGGTGCTCGCGGCACTGCTGTGGCGGCTGCTGCCCGACCTCGAACCGGCCGAGCGGCTCGGCTACTTCACCCTGCTGCGCTCGGTCGCGTCGGTGGTCGCCCAGGAACCGCTGCTCAGGCTGCGCTGCCTGTACGGCTTCCTCACCTTCGCCTCCTTCAGCGTCTTCTGGACCTCGGCGGCCTTCCTGCTCGCCGAGCCTCCGTACGCGTACGGCGAAGCCCTGATCGGCGCGTTCGGGCTGCTCGGGGCGGCTGGGGCGCTGGCCGCGCGGTTCATGGGGCCGCTGGTGGACCGCGGCCGCGACCGGCTGGCCTCGACCCTGCTGTACGTCGCGAACCTGGCCGCCTGGGGGCTGCTCGCCCTCGACGGCGGCCACCTCCTGGTGTGCCTGGTGCTCGGTGTGCTGCTGCTCGACTTCGGTGTGCAGGGCGCCCAGGTGACCAACCTCGGTGTGCTCTACCGGCTGCGTCCCGAGGCCCGCAGCCGGATCACGATGGCCTACATGTCCGCCTACTTCCTGGGCGGTGCGGCGGGTTCGGCGCTCTCGGGTGTCGTGCACTCCGCCGCCGGGTGGGCCGGAGTGTGCGCTGCCGGGGGCGGCCTGGCCGCACTCGTGCTGGTGCTGTGGGCCGTCGAACAAGCGCGCACCCCACGGCCGTAG
- a CDS encoding MFS transporter, with product MSTRPTGASRSRPVLTLLAVCVSCGLLPASLTGTSVALPDLGSDLDASLVTVQWVVNAYNLTFASVMLVAGSLADLVGRRRMFTLGLVVFVLCTAGSALVSEVVLIDVLRGAAGVGAAMVLTAATALLAQAYEGPARAKAFGLLGSSFGLGLALGPSLSGLLVGAWGWRSVFLAHAAVAAAVLLLRPALAESRDPEASGVDYAGATTFSGALFAFTLALVEGPQLGWAHPVVLALAVLAVVLMVSFVRIEKRRARPMLELSLLREPKFAAISLMPVLLAFGFVCLLVFLPSFFIGVNGMSSSRAGLTMLLLSGPVLALPVISGVLARKVSTSVLLGVSLLLVAGGAAWLTVLDQHSTTAVLVGPLLVIGTGVGISFGLLDGAAIGSVDASRAGMAAGLFNTMRLTGEAVAIAGMGSVLVSLTQRNLHGWEGSVDDLANRVVQGEISAAADQVPAEQRADFTAFVSGAYTDALHTVLWLLAAVCALGAPLIMRMLRPAPAGKATAAADRDTREPITMGETS from the coding sequence GTGTCCACTCGTCCGACGGGTGCCTCACGGTCCCGTCCCGTTCTCACCCTCCTCGCGGTCTGCGTCTCCTGCGGACTGCTCCCCGCCTCCCTGACCGGAACCTCCGTCGCCCTGCCCGACCTCGGCAGTGATCTGGACGCCTCGCTGGTGACCGTGCAGTGGGTCGTCAACGCCTACAACCTCACCTTCGCCAGCGTGATGCTGGTCGCGGGATCACTCGCCGATCTGGTCGGCCGGCGCCGGATGTTCACGCTCGGGCTCGTCGTCTTCGTGCTGTGCACGGCCGGTTCGGCACTGGTCTCCGAGGTCGTGCTGATCGACGTGCTGCGCGGTGCCGCGGGCGTCGGCGCGGCGATGGTGCTCACCGCGGCGACCGCACTGCTCGCCCAGGCCTACGAAGGCCCCGCCCGGGCAAAGGCGTTCGGCCTCCTCGGCTCCTCCTTCGGGCTCGGTCTCGCCCTCGGCCCCTCCCTGTCCGGGCTGCTCGTCGGAGCCTGGGGCTGGCGCTCGGTGTTCCTCGCCCACGCCGCCGTGGCCGCCGCCGTACTGCTGCTGCGCCCGGCGCTGGCCGAGTCCCGCGACCCGGAGGCCTCCGGCGTGGACTACGCCGGGGCGACCACGTTCAGCGGCGCCCTGTTCGCCTTCACCCTCGCCCTGGTCGAGGGGCCGCAGCTCGGCTGGGCGCACCCGGTGGTGCTGGCGCTCGCGGTGCTGGCCGTCGTACTGATGGTGTCGTTCGTGCGGATCGAGAAGCGGCGGGCGCGGCCGATGCTGGAGCTGTCGCTGCTGCGCGAGCCCAAGTTCGCCGCGATCAGTCTGATGCCGGTGCTGCTGGCGTTCGGGTTCGTGTGTCTGCTGGTCTTCCTGCCGTCCTTCTTCATCGGCGTGAACGGCATGAGCTCATCGCGCGCCGGTCTGACCATGCTGCTGCTCAGCGGCCCGGTGCTGGCCCTGCCCGTGATCAGCGGGGTGCTCGCCCGCAAGGTCAGCACCTCGGTGCTGCTCGGGGTCAGCCTGCTGCTGGTGGCCGGCGGCGCGGCCTGGCTCACCGTCCTCGACCAGCACTCCACCACCGCCGTCCTCGTCGGGCCGCTGCTCGTCATCGGCACCGGCGTCGGCATCTCCTTCGGTCTGCTCGACGGCGCCGCGATCGGCTCCGTGGACGCGAGCCGGGCGGGCATGGCGGCCGGACTCTTCAACACCATGCGGCTGACGGGCGAGGCCGTCGCCATCGCCGGGATGGGCTCGGTGCTGGTCAGCCTCACGCAGCGCAATCTGCACGGCTGGGAGGGCAGCGTCGACGACCTCGCCAACCGGGTCGTGCAGGGCGAGATCAGTGCCGCGGCGGATCAGGTGCCCGCCGAACAGCGGGCGGACTTCACGGCGTTCGTCTCCGGCGCCTACACCGACGCCCTGCACACCGTGCTGTGGCTGCTCGCCGCCGTATGCGCGCTGGGCGCCCCGCTGATCATGCGGATGCTGCGCCCCGCCCCGGCCGGGAAGGCCACCGCCGCCGCCGATCGCGACACCCGGGAACCGATCACGATGGGAGAGACCTCATGA
- a CDS encoding FAD-dependent monooxygenase yields the protein MSTPDRSTPDDRAVLVVGAGPVGLTAAAELARRGTPVRLVDRTDGPSPLTKALMVWPRTLEVFRGLGAAAYIDQHGLPVHSFRYNSGTDPICDIVFGDRTRPMVIIQPDVEELLHEAFTEAGGKIEWRTELTRLSQDPDGVLATLRAPDGTETTEEFAYVIGGDGASSTVRKSLGIEFKGATYPNVFILADTEIDGDLQRDAVHYYCTKNGIMVLVPLYNGRFRVFTAGPPGMRPEDLTEEVLQDFVDKRGPGGLKLYDVSWQTTFSIHARHAERFRAGRVFLAGDAAHIHSPAGGQGLNTGVTDAHNLAWKLALVHRGAAAPGLLDSYGSERAAVAEGVVKQAEVQTKAWMLAKRWQIALRDVSARLAERSGVFDRFYSPWLAGLTNHYPAGPAVDEEQGGRLRRPRLRNGHLITDAALRESLPVDRYTLLVTGPRPPRLAELAETYGDLVTVRSAPGRRFSAVLVRPDHYVAAQDTTPELDRIHGHLATLAPAGHLTREGHSA from the coding sequence ATGAGCACACCCGACAGGAGCACCCCCGATGACAGGGCGGTGCTGGTCGTCGGCGCGGGCCCGGTGGGCCTGACCGCCGCGGCCGAACTGGCCCGCCGGGGCACCCCGGTGCGCCTGGTCGACAGGACGGACGGGCCCAGCCCGCTGACCAAGGCGCTGATGGTGTGGCCGCGCACCCTGGAGGTGTTCCGCGGGCTCGGCGCCGCCGCGTACATCGACCAGCACGGTCTGCCGGTGCACTCCTTCCGCTACAACTCCGGCACCGACCCGATCTGCGACATCGTCTTCGGCGACCGCACCCGCCCCATGGTGATCATCCAGCCGGACGTCGAGGAACTGCTGCACGAGGCCTTCACCGAGGCCGGCGGCAAGATCGAGTGGCGCACCGAGCTGACCCGGCTGAGCCAGGACCCGGACGGGGTCCTCGCCACTCTGCGCGCCCCGGACGGCACCGAGACCACCGAGGAGTTCGCCTACGTCATCGGCGGCGACGGAGCGAGCAGCACCGTCCGCAAGTCGCTGGGCATCGAGTTCAAGGGCGCCACGTACCCGAACGTCTTCATCCTCGCCGACACCGAGATCGACGGGGACCTCCAGCGCGACGCCGTGCACTACTACTGCACCAAGAACGGGATCATGGTCCTGGTCCCGCTCTACAACGGCCGCTTCCGCGTCTTCACCGCGGGCCCGCCCGGCATGCGCCCCGAGGACCTCACCGAGGAGGTCCTCCAGGACTTCGTCGACAAACGGGGCCCCGGCGGCCTGAAGCTGTACGACGTCTCCTGGCAGACCACGTTCAGCATCCACGCCCGGCACGCCGAGCGGTTCCGCGCCGGACGCGTCTTCCTCGCGGGCGACGCCGCGCACATCCACAGCCCCGCGGGCGGCCAGGGCCTGAACACCGGGGTGACCGACGCCCACAACCTCGCCTGGAAGCTGGCGCTGGTGCACCGCGGCGCGGCCGCGCCGGGGCTGCTGGACAGCTACGGCAGCGAGCGCGCCGCGGTCGCCGAAGGTGTGGTGAAGCAGGCCGAGGTGCAGACGAAGGCGTGGATGCTCGCCAAGCGCTGGCAGATCGCGCTGCGCGATGTCTCCGCCCGGCTCGCCGAACGCTCCGGCGTCTTCGACCGGTTCTACTCGCCGTGGCTTGCCGGTCTGACCAACCACTACCCGGCGGGACCGGCCGTCGACGAGGAGCAGGGCGGCCGGCTGCGCCGCCCCCGCCTGCGCAACGGCCATCTGATCACGGACGCCGCCCTGCGCGAGTCGCTCCCCGTCGACCGCTACACGCTCCTCGTCACCGGCCCCCGCCCGCCCCGGCTGGCCGAGCTGGCGGAGACGTACGGCGATCTGGTGACGGTCCGCTCGGCGCCGGGCCGGCGTTTCTCGGCCGTCCTGGTCCGCCCGGACCACTATGTCGCCGCCCAGGACACCACCCCCGAACTCGACCGCATCCACGGCCATCTGGCCACGCTGGCCCCGGCCGGCCATCTCACCAGGGAAGGACACAGCGCATGA